Genomic window (Vibrio pomeroyi):
ACATTGTTGAATGGGAATTGAAGAGTTGAATCTCCGAAATCAACAATAAGCGTTGCCTGTTTAATTTTCCCTCGAACCTCGCTTAAGTCAAAACTCGCTAGTGTTTCGTAGTCGTATGGGATTGAAGCCCCCGCCCTTAAGTAACCGCCGACACGATATTGCGTGACTTGTGTTGCCGGGGTTGCTTGCCAGTTTTCTCTTTCTAACCCGAATAGGTTAGAGGGGAGGGTCATGTTGACTGGCGGACTGAAATCAGAGGCTTGGTATGGTGGAGTTTGACCGAGGACTCCTTGTCGATAGGAGTCAGCGCCACTATAGATTAGCAGTGCGTTCAGCTCATAAGGACCATCGGCTTGCTTAAACGTGTCACTAGGAACGGTAAATTTGATAGTGTTTTCGCCAGCCTCAAGCGGCTCTTGGAAACTCACTAGCTCTAAATACTCTCCGGCTTCACCCACGATATTTACCGAACCTGTGTAAGTTCCACTGCGCGTAACATAGACAGGAAACTCAAAATTCAGCGAATCAATGTAGGTTCCATCTTGCGACATAGTCGGTGTGGTGACTAAATCCCCCGTGACTTCAATCGGTTCGCGGCAACGCTCAAAAGATGCTAAATCAATCAATTCTTCAAACTGAATTCGAGGGGCTGAAATTCGTATGTCATCTTGAGTGATTGCGTAGATGATCGTCGGATTGGAGATCAAAGTAGACGTTGAATCAAACGCGCCAAAAATATCTTCAGTTGAGTACTGTAGAGTGACGATTTGCTTGGCAGGTTTTAGTTGCAGACGTTTGCTTGTGTTCAGCTCGTCAATTCCATCGGTGAGGTAACCATGAATGGCAAAGTCACCCGCGGATTTAACATCAAGTTCCAAGCGCTGCTCTAAGGCAATAACACAGCCTTCAGAGGAAAACAGTGGAGCGAGTGAGTGGCTGGCAAATTCAATGTCAGCGGGTAGTACGTGGATTTTTTTACTTGTCTGGCGATTGATAGTTGTTCCATATTCTTTAAAAGACGTTGTGCCTTCAATTAGGTACTCGCCTTCAGTGGGTGGAACAAAAATATTGCTATAGACACCATCTTCAGCAACAGCATCGAAATTGACACCTTCGTCTTTAAGCTTTAGGCGTGTTTGTACTCCAGTTTCATCAGTGATCACTGCGTTGGTTTGGGCTCCTGTAATCGGTAACCCTTTGTTTGTCAGTAATGCAGAAACAGGAACTGGTTCACCGACCACAAATTGGTTAGCGGCTATCGCCATGCCAAACGCAATAGGGGACTGGATCGCAACCTGAGCAATGATTACGGTGTTGTAACTTGGGTTTGGAAAATCAATGACGATCTTCCATTCGCCAGATTCAGGGTTAGTGATTTCAGGTAAAAATACATAGCTTCCCGGTAGCGGCGGACTTTGTGTGTCACCTGAAAGGATGTTCGCTTGCACATCATTGGATGATGTTGCGACTTGCCCGTTAGGCTTGACTAAATATACGGTTGCATCATCCAACGGCACGACGATTTCTGCTTTTAGGGCTTCCGCTTTGTCGATGGTAAATAACATTGTGACTTCGTTATCGCTACTAGTCACTGGCTGAGATAGTGTCGTACTTGTACTCATCCCAACGGGTATTGCATTACTGGCGATAGCCGGTGTGATGAAGGTACAGAAAAGACTGAACACCATCACTAATTGCTTGATGAATTTCATTGTGGCCACTCCTTAGCGCATTGAAATAATTTGTTGTAGAAAACGTTCAACGTTTTGTCCCGTTTTCATTGTTGAGTGGTTAGCCAATACGTTACCCAATGCATTGGCATAACTTGGGTTAGCGCTTGCCAAGGTCACAACAACATCATTTTCTTGCGGTACTGTTTGAATGGCTTGGTAACTGACTATGGTGATTGGATGAGCTTGTGGTCCATACACGCTTTGCGTTGTGACCGACTGAGTTTGAGTATCGAGGTAGGCCGCAGAACTAAAGCTTCTTAGTGCCTGCCAAGCGGTAACGCCCGCCCAACGCGAACCCCATGGGAATAGACCAACGATGTCAGGATCTTTCTCAATAACACCGTCTTGGTTGAGATCGGCATTTGCCCCAATAGAAAATGTATTTGCAATATTGCCGCGAGTACGCATTTGGAGGGCGTTCGATGCGGTATCTGTTGTTAGATCACGGATACCAGGCATTTTAGGGCCCGCAAACGGTATATTTGGGAGCTGCATGTATTTGCCAGCGTAATTATAGGGGTCGGTACTGACGTTACTGTAGATATCGGCGTAGTGGTCCATTTTTATCACCGACAAATCTGCTGCGACGCTACCAAGGTGAGGTGTCGAGAAAGTAGAAAGGGAGGTTATCTCAAAGGAAGGGCTAAGTGCTTTGAGGTTTTGGGTATCTAGCCCGCCTTTACTGTGCGCAATGACGTGAACTTTATCGGATTTCAACTCATCGAGAAAACCCTGAATTTTGTTGTTCAAGACATTAGCGTTAGTCGCTGTGGTCCCATTTTTGTCAGCAGAGAAACGAGTATAACGAATGCCATAGTCATCAAGTGTAGAAAGCACGCCTGGAGCCGTATCATCATCCCAAGTGTCTGACTGTGCAGCAATGCCATGGGCAAGAACTACAGGAATGGCAACATCAAACTCGATTGAGACCCAATCGACAGACATACACCAGTTGTCTCCCGTATTGCCAGTATCAATATCGACGCGAATCTCATTGTTTTGGCCGAACTTGATATCACTGATATCGACTTGAAGGTTAGTATCCGTCCAACGGTTATCAGCGCCTTGCAGCGTACCTAAAGATTTTCCGTTAAAAGATACGACATCTATTTCTGGAGCAATATTACTGACGTTGGCATTGGAGTCTATGTCGAAGACCGGCATGCTGATCCTTGCGTTAGAACCGATAACGCCTTTTTGCTGCATATCGCCCAGTTTACTTGGGGCTATTCTCCCGTCACTTTGTAAAACGTTGGGGCTGACGACCATAGGAACAGGTAAAGAGATAAGTAGAGGTCCGCCAGAAGCATAGGTACAACCGGTATCCAGACCAGGACCAGAATTGACAACATAAACGCCGAGTTCTTCTTGCGGTGGGGCTATCCCAGAGCTTTGTGAACGCATCGAAAAATTACGCAATTCGTGTGAATCAGGTATATCTTCGGCACTCGCGAAACTCGGAGAAAGTAACAAAACACTGAGCGTGGCGCTCGGAATGTATAGTTTCATTTGTTTACCTTTGAGTATGGGTTATCCAAGAATTTGGGTGAAGAAAACTTTATTTGCAGAAGTAAGGTAGAGGTTTGAATTGTTATGTGAAACTTGCTGTATTTAATTTCGGCTGGTTATTCAATTGATAAAACCGCTGCTCTATTTTTTTGCAAAATAGGAAGAGCACGATCGCAGTTTCTGGATTGCGGGAAGCTGTGCCCATATTTTTAAAAGGTGGGGATAGTTTTTTGGGATTGTTAGAATAATCTCAGTTAGTTTATGGAAACGTAGCTAAGAATAGGAAAGTCACAGTGTGATGTGGCTTCGTTACAGATTATCACTTCGTATGGTGTTCTGAATTGTTGATGACTAACCTAACGGACTGTCTAAAGTTAGGTTAGTAGAAATTATGTAGTTGTTAATTCAGGTTGAGAGATAAGGACTAGTGTCCATTAGCATAAATAGCAAAGGTTGTAACAAACTGAGGTTTGTTATTATATCGTACGATTACACAGTAAACACTGGCGACATACCGCGGTCTTGTCCACTCATTAACAACAAGCCAATTAAGACAAGTAAAACACCACCAAGTAGCTGTAAATAATGACCTGCGGCTTTTAGTGACGCACTGTTATTCTTGTTACCTGCTGCCAAATAGCGTTTTACCAAGTTCTTGCCTGTTAGTGTCATTATTGCAATCGTCGAGGTCGTGAACGCGGTACCTACTGCCATGGCGAAGGCACTCAACACGCCCATCCAATATAGGCCGACCATATTCGCGAAAAGCAGAACCATAATGGCACCTGTACATGGCCTTACTCCAATAGTAACGATGATTCCGGCGTACTCACGGAGCGTTGAAGCTTGGTTTATTGCGTCTGCATCGGCAACATGCTGGTGGCCGCATCCACAGTCGGCATGAGAATGATCTGCGTGAGAGTGTTCTGTAGGTTGCAATGCGTTAGATGGGTTCAACATCATTGAACCAGCAGATACTGATGAGCGAAGCGCCAATGGAGATTGGACTGAAACGGGCGAAGACGTATCAGCCGCTAATGTGGTGATGGCTTTCACTTTCAACTTTGGTTTACGCATTGTGGTGTAGATGTTTTTCAGAGCTTTCCAACAGATCAAAGCACCCACTACCGCGACTAACGCAAAGCTCAACGAGACAAACATATTAGCCTTGTCATTCACCACTCGCATTGACGCGCTAAAGCCCCATAGCAATACACTCACCAGTAAGATAGCCACCAGCGCTTGTAAAAACGCAGAGACAACCGTGAGCACGAGACTTGCTTTCGCCTTAGTAGGGTGGGTTGCTAAGTAAGTGGACACGATAACCTTACCGTGGCCTGGGCCTAAAGAGTGAAGCATGCCGTAGACGAAGCTGAATCCGATGAGGTAGCTGCCTGCGCCCCAAGGGTTAGACTTGGCTTCATAGAGTAGGTCTGCAAGTTCAGAGTTAACTTCTCTTTGCCATTGGATACTAGAGATAACCAATGAGGGCCACATAGACCACAATTGGTATGCGCCGACAGCAACCAGCAATAAAGCGCCAATACCAATGAGGTAATAATTTGTTTTGATTTGATTTTTCTGCATTTAACAAGAACCTGTATCAGAGACCTTTCTCATTGAGTGAGAGGCTTAATGAGTTTGAGTTAAGACGTTTTATGACCGAAACGACTCATTATGATTAAGAAGCTGGAACCGCAGCACAGTGAAGCTCAACCGATTGAGTAAACAGTTGACCTAACGTGTTGTCTGGATCGGCGTCGGCAGGTAAAGACATCGCATAGCTCATTTGTTCAGGTGTCGGGTTCGGTTCAATGATCTCCAACTGACATTGTCTTGCGAGTGAAGACGATAAAGTCACATCGTTATTTGAGAGCCACGACATATCGACGAAGTAACTCGGATCAAAAATCAGCACACGAAGCGAGTCTCGGGTTACGTGTTTTGGTTTTGAAAGTGGTAGGTCAAAAGTGAGCACCATCTTGGCTTTGTCACGCTCAAACTTGGCATGTTTAGCCACTTGATATTTGATTGGCTCTTCACCGTCATAGAAGTAGGTGAAGTAGTGCTCATACATCATATTTTCGATGACAGATGCTGCGAGGTTTTTGTATGTCTCGACCTCTTTCTCTGGCGAGACATCTTCCCCGTCTAACATGTACATAGATGTCATTGCGTCGAAAGACCATTCCATTGAAAGGCCAGTGATCATGCCGTTTTCGCCTTCTATGTGGGTTTTCATTTCAATCCAAGAATGCGGGTGAGCAGATAGGCTCGGCGCAAAAGAGAATAATGCCAACCAAAGAGGCAAGCGCTTAATAGAACGTAAGCCCGCTGAAAAACGGCTTACATAGCGCGAAGATAGGTGATTGAATACGTTGGTTAGAATAAATAGCTGTTTCATGAGACATAATAGTTAATCGATGTGATGTTATACCATAACAATTGATAGTGCTATTCACATCAAATTTGTGTCATGTTTTAGGCTATGTTCTTTGAAAAAGTGTTTAAATTGTCAGTTATCGAACTTATAAAAACGCCCCGCAAGTGCGAGGCATTTCACATTGGGCAAGGGATTCACATTCTAAAAGAACTTCTTGATTGCTTTTTCAGCACATGCGACATCTAAGTGACCACCTGGTGCGCCGCCCACACCAATCGCACCAATCATCGCATTGTTCAATTGAACAGGAACGCCACCCGCTAGGAACAACAGGTTGTCGTCCATATTCTGCAAAGGTTGCATGATCGGCTTATCGGCGATGAGCTTCATCAAGTTACCTGAAGGCTGCTTCATGCTTGCCACTGTGAACGCTTTTTTGCGTGAGCTATCAAGTGTATGGATGCCAGCACCATCAGAACGCAGCTGAGCAATCACGTTACCCGACAAATCAACAACAGTCGCAGAAACCTTGTAGCCATCAGCTTTACATTGATTGACTGCTTCATGGGCAAGTTTGAATGCGGCTTCTGATGAGACTTGAGTGAAAGAGACTGTTTGCGTTTCTGCTGCCATTACATTGTGAGAAAGGTTAAGGAAACCAAGGGTTGCTGCTAGTACTGTTAGTTTTGTCGTTTTCATGTTTACTCCGTTAAAGCATCTGTTTTGAAAGGGTGTTTTTATTCAACAGGTTCATACTAACGAACACAGGATTACGAGGAGCTTTCTCGAACATTACAAAGTTGCAATGTTGGTTATATTCGAGAAAGGATATTGATAGAGTGTGTTTAGACCACGGCTAACAGATAAACGGACGTTAATGAAAATACTATTGATTGAGGATGACATTCATATCGCAAAATTTTTGGTGAACGGTTTTCAGCAAGAAGGGATAACGGTGACCCACTCAGCGGATGGTGTTGATGGATTACACGAGGCCGTAACTGGAGAATGCGACGTGATCATTCTCGATATCATGTTACCGAAGAAAGATGGATTTGAAGTGCTTGCCGAGCTGCGAGGGCAGGGCTACGCGACGCCCGTCATCATATTAAGTGCCAAGCACTCGGTGGAAGAGCGTGTGCAAGGGCTGCAGTCCGGGGTTGATGATTATTTGGTGAAGCCTTTTGCATTTCCTGAGTTACTCGCTCGTTGCCAAACCTTGGTGCGTCGAGGTAAGCAGCCGACATCTCAACCATTAGAACTGCATTATGGTCCCCTAAGTCTAGACCTTCTAAAGCACACGCTACAAAGAGATCAACAAACGATCACCATCAATCAACGTGAGTTTATGTTGATGAAGCTACTGCTGGAAAACCCAGAGTCAGTGATGTCGAAAACGGCGATTCTTGAGCATGTTTGGGGACATCAGTTTGATCCGCAAACCAACGTGGTGGATGTGCTCGTGTGCCGACTTCGCAGCAAAGTCGATAAAGGTTTTTCTAAGCCACTGATTCACACACTTCGAGGTGTTGGTTATGTCCTCAAGTCGTAATATTGAACAGGCGCTAGCCAAAACGCAGAGACATTTGTTGGTTCGTTTTATGTCGACTTTGCTGTTCTGCTTACTGCTGGTGGAGTTGATTGTCGGGGCTATCTTCTTTTTCGATCTCTATCAAACCGAGAAGAAGATCCTTACGTCGATGTCTACTGAGTATCAACGTATTCTGACTTATGATTCGAGCGAACGTTTGATCCATGTGTTGGAAGCCAACCCTCATCGTTTACTTGAAAACAACATTGCCGCTTATAAGGTTGAGAAGGGCGTTTCATCTGAGGGAACATTCATTGCGGGAACTCAACACCTATCAGCAACAGAGCCTTTTTCCAGCTATCAAATTGATGATAACCGTTCGTGGCTAGAGAGCTTCATCTTAAGTCCTTATATGTCGTTATCTATTGAAGGAGAGCAGTTTGATTTCTGGCTCGTTTTGGATAACCGATCGAGGGACTATATTGCTTACAATCAATGGCTAATGACTTTGTATGCCTTGCTTGCACTTGTGGCGGTTACTGCGGTGTTTACTCGTAAAATCATTCACAGTGCGATGTCGCCACTGATTACTTTTGGCGATCTTCTCGATAAGTTGAAAAAAGGGCAGTTAGAACTTCCCAGCACTAGCACTCAAAAAGAAACCGAATCTGAAGCGCAGCAAGGTCTTAACGTCATCAGTTCCAGTGTTCACACGGCGGTTGCGAAATTGCAACATGTGACGATAACCTTGAATACGACCGTCGATGCGATTGCTCATGATATTCGAACCCCTTTATCTCGTATTACTTTGGCGTCTCAAACCGCATTGCTGAACAACGCCGATGAGCAAGCGATGAAAGATGCATTGGCAGACTGTTCTGAACACGCAATGCAGGCAAGTAATATGCTAACCGCTTTGATGAAGCTGAACGATGAACTGACTGGCAAGCGAATACGCCAGAAAGTATCGACTCAGTTATCAGATGTAATTGGTAATGTGGTGAGCTGGTATGAAGATGTGGCAGAGGATAAACAAATCGAGCTGGTGTTTGAAGGTGAGCGTGACCTTATTGTTCAGTCCGATCCCGATAAATTGACTCAGGTTTTGGTTAATCTTGTTGATAACGCGATTAAGTACACAGAGCCCGAAGGAAAAGTGACGGTCAAAGTTGAGCAAACTACAGAGGGCAAGGTCGCGATAAGCGTTCAAGATACTGGTGTTGGCATAGAGCCAAAATATCAGGATCTGATTTTTGAGCGGCTTTACCGAGTCGACAGCAGCCGAAGTAACGTTGAGGGATATGGTCTTGGGTTATCTTTGGCGCTTGCTATGGTCGACAATCTTGAAGGCAATTTGAACGTGACATCTGAGCTAGGTGTGGGGAGCACCTTCACGCTTACGCTTTGATAAGCGGGATTGAAGGTTGTCGTTTTTATTGACTACGAAGGACGACGACCTTTGTAAGTAACGAGTAGGTTACCGATCAGCATCACCACACCACCAATGATTAGCGCGAAGGTCAGTGGTTCGTCATAAAGCACAATTCCGACTACTGCGATAACAGGTAGCCTGAAAAAGTCGAGTATCATCACCAGAGTAACTTCTGCGTTCTTCATGGCTTTGGTCAAACAATAATGAGCGGAGAGTGCAGATAGGGCGACGAATAACAACCAAGCCGACTCTAGTGTTGAAGGTGTTTTCCATACTTGCCAAGACAGAATCAAGCCGATCGGCAGTTGGATTAAACACATGTAAAACAGGATAGTCAGCGGAGCCTCGGTGCTGGCTAATGATTTGGTGGACGTATGCGCGACCGCGTAACAAAATGCCGCGCACAACACGACAATAGCTCCGGCATTCATGACATCTTGAGTCGGTTGAACAATGATGACAACGCCGAGTAACCCTAATGCGATAGCCATCATTTTCTTTAGTGTGAGGCTTTCACCCAGAAAGAGGCTCGCTAATAGAGCTGTCCAAAGTGGGACGGTAAATTCAAGCGCAAACACTTCCGAAAGGGGAAGTAATCCAATTCCAACAAACCAACCAAACTGCCCTCCAAAGTGAAAGACATTACGCAGGCTATGCAAGCGGAGTCGCTTTGTCGAAAATAGTTCCTTTTGCTTAGACACATTGATCAGTAATGACACGACACACAATCCAATGATGCTTCGTACTAACAACACTTGATAAGTACTGATATTACCGCTGAGCTCTCGTGCTCCGATGGCCATCAAACTGAATGACATCAGTGTGCCTATCATCCAAAGAATCGTTGATGAGATAGTGATTTCCTTATCGTGCGTATCAGGTTTCCATACTGAGTGATTGTGCAGAGTTTAACCGCTGCATTCAATTGAAACCTATTGTTTAATCAGGTTTCGCATACTTGCTATCAAGATCTCTACAAACGGTAAATCTAATTTTTCACACGATAGTTATTGGCATATGCCAATAATGAGGCGTATTCTGAACTCCTGATCATCAATAACAGGAAGTTACCATGTTATACGCAGTACCTTGCCGCGACCTTCATGTCGGCAACCACTTTGCTCGTTCTCCGGAGATAGCTATTGTCGATGAGCGACAACAAATCAAGCATCTTATCCCATTGGTTGAGTCCGATAGCCCGTGCAATAAGAAGAAGCAATGGTTGTCTGTCGTTAAATCTTACGATGTGCAGGCTGTGGTAGTTAGACACATTGGCAAGAAGATGTTGGCGCACTTGTTCAACAACGATATTCGTGTATTTGCGTCTAAAGGAAAGGCGGAAGTGGCGACTTTGGACTTCAACAACCTGCAAGAAGTGATTGATCTTGATTATGGTCGAGAGTCACGAAATAGCGGGTGCAACAAGAAAACGTGCGGCGAGAGAGGGCACAAGAAAGAAACGTCGATTCTCACGCCCCAGTTGAACCGGTTTAGTGTTATTCGAGGTGCCCGAAAATGACCTTCTTACTCACACTAGTGGCTTTTGTTGGAGTGGTTGCGTTAATGGCAATAGGCGTGATTTTTTCACGTAAGCCGATTAAAGGCAGTTGTGGAGGGCTCGCGCAGTTAGACATCGAGCGCGAATGCAATTGCAAGGATGTGTGCGAAGGACAAAGCCGAAAGCTGTATCAGATTACTGAGCCATCACATTAGTGTTCTTTGAGAGCCTTTCGACAAGCAAAGTTAAAGCTTCGGACTATGAGCCTTGAATCACTAATGCATGGCCGTTGACGATGCACTTAGCGACTTTGGTCCGTGCTCGTTTAATGATGTTGCCGAACGTTTGGCGAGACACCTGCATTTGCTCGGCGGCTTCAAGTTGGTTCAGACCTTCTTGATCGGCCAGCCGAAGTGCTTCCAACTCTTCCAATAGCAGATCTTCTTTCTGAAGCTCATCCATAGGAACACCATTGGGCTTGAAGCAAGAGTAAGCCGCACGGGTACATAACTGGCGATGTTTTTTTGGTCGAGCCATATCAACCTCTAAGAATCTAAGGGTAAAAAGGAATAAGGGAAAGTATGAAGGTTTTTATTCCTCACAATCATCGCCGTTGCCAAGTGTGCAGCCAAGGTTTTTTCGCAGACAGCCCCATTTGTTTTGAAGCCATTGGCGTGCATGAAGCTTTAACTAAATATGAAGCTAAACCTAAGTATGAAACTTTAATTAAGTATGAAGCTTTCGCAAAGATTGTACCAACAGATAAAGTCGAGGGCTACGATGGCATCATGCAGGGCGGTATTGTCACTACATTGCACGACAGCGCGATGCTGCATTGTTTGTTCCAAAACAGTATCAGTGCGATGACG
Coding sequences:
- a CDS encoding heme-binding protein, which encodes MKTTKLTVLAATLGFLNLSHNVMAAETQTVSFTQVSSEAAFKLAHEAVNQCKADGYKVSATVVDLSGNVIAQLRSDGAGIHTLDSSRKKAFTVASMKQPSGNLMKLIADKPIMQPLQNMDDNLLFLAGGVPVQLNNAMIGAIGVGGAPGGHLDVACAEKAIKKFF
- a CDS encoding alpha/beta hydrolase, which codes for MKLYIPSATLSVLLLSPSFASAEDIPDSHELRNFSMRSQSSGIAPPQEELGVYVVNSGPGLDTGCTYASGGPLLISLPVPMVVSPNVLQSDGRIAPSKLGDMQQKGVIGSNARISMPVFDIDSNANVSNIAPEIDVVSFNGKSLGTLQGADNRWTDTNLQVDISDIKFGQNNEIRVDIDTGNTGDNWCMSVDWVSIEFDVAIPVVLAHGIAAQSDTWDDDTAPGVLSTLDDYGIRYTRFSADKNGTTATNANVLNNKIQGFLDELKSDKVHVIAHSKGGLDTQNLKALSPSFEITSLSTFSTPHLGSVAADLSVIKMDHYADIYSNVSTDPYNYAGKYMQLPNIPFAGPKMPGIRDLTTDTASNALQMRTRGNIANTFSIGANADLNQDGVIEKDPDIVGLFPWGSRWAGVTAWQALRSFSSAAYLDTQTQSVTTQSVYGPQAHPITIVSYQAIQTVPQENDVVVTLASANPSYANALGNVLANHSTMKTGQNVERFLQQIISMR
- a CDS encoding PaaI family thioesterase; this encodes MKVFIPHNHRRCQVCSQGFFADSPICFEAIGVHEALTKYEAKPKYETLIKYEAFAKIVPTDKVEGYDGIMQGGIVTTLHDSAMLHCLFQNSISAMTVSLTSRFHHPIAIGQELEVRAQWVKSRRNIHFLESKIIQNGKLCSSAQSQFMS
- a CDS encoding response regulator transcription factor, translated to MKILLIEDDIHIAKFLVNGFQQEGITVTHSADGVDGLHEAVTGECDVIILDIMLPKKDGFEVLAELRGQGYATPVIILSAKHSVEERVQGLQSGVDDYLVKPFAFPELLARCQTLVRRGKQPTSQPLELHYGPLSLDLLKHTLQRDQQTITINQREFMLMKLLLENPESVMSKTAILEHVWGHQFDPQTNVVDVLVCRLRSKVDKGFSKPLIHTLRGVGYVLKS
- a CDS encoding DUF1007 family protein, whose translation is MKQLFILTNVFNHLSSRYVSRFSAGLRSIKRLPLWLALFSFAPSLSAHPHSWIEMKTHIEGENGMITGLSMEWSFDAMTSMYMLDGEDVSPEKEVETYKNLAASVIENMMYEHYFTYFYDGEEPIKYQVAKHAKFERDKAKMVLTFDLPLSKPKHVTRDSLRVLIFDPSYFVDMSWLSNNDVTLSSSLARQCQLEIIEPNPTPEQMSYAMSLPADADPDNTLGQLFTQSVELHCAAVPAS
- the nqrM gene encoding (Na+)-NQR maturation NqrM; amino-acid sequence: MTFLLTLVAFVGVVALMAIGVIFSRKPIKGSCGGLAQLDIERECNCKDVCEGQSRKLYQITEPSH
- a CDS encoding DMT family transporter, with amino-acid sequence MIGTLMSFSLMAIGARELSGNISTYQVLLVRSIIGLCVVSLLINVSKQKELFSTKRLRLHSLRNVFHFGGQFGWFVGIGLLPLSEVFALEFTVPLWTALLASLFLGESLTLKKMMAIALGLLGVVIIVQPTQDVMNAGAIVVLCAAFCYAVAHTSTKSLASTEAPLTILFYMCLIQLPIGLILSWQVWKTPSTLESAWLLFVALSALSAHYCLTKAMKNAEVTLVMILDFFRLPVIAVVGIVLYDEPLTFALIIGGVVMLIGNLLVTYKGRRPS
- a CDS encoding nickel/cobalt transporter, whose amino-acid sequence is MQKNQIKTNYYLIGIGALLLVAVGAYQLWSMWPSLVISSIQWQREVNSELADLLYEAKSNPWGAGSYLIGFSFVYGMLHSLGPGHGKVIVSTYLATHPTKAKASLVLTVVSAFLQALVAILLVSVLLWGFSASMRVVNDKANMFVSLSFALVAVVGALICWKALKNIYTTMRKPKLKVKAITTLAADTSSPVSVQSPLALRSSVSAGSMMLNPSNALQPTEHSHADHSHADCGCGHQHVADADAINQASTLREYAGIIVTIGVRPCTGAIMVLLFANMVGLYWMGVLSAFAMAVGTAFTTSTIAIMTLTGKNLVKRYLAAGNKNNSASLKAAGHYLQLLGGVLLVLIGLLLMSGQDRGMSPVFTV
- a CDS encoding DUF134 domain-containing protein — encoded protein: MARPKKHRQLCTRAAYSCFKPNGVPMDELQKEDLLLEELEALRLADQEGLNQLEAAEQMQVSRQTFGNIIKRARTKVAKCIVNGHALVIQGS
- a CDS encoding HAMP domain-containing histidine kinase; its protein translation is MSSSRNIEQALAKTQRHLLVRFMSTLLFCLLLVELIVGAIFFFDLYQTEKKILTSMSTEYQRILTYDSSERLIHVLEANPHRLLENNIAAYKVEKGVSSEGTFIAGTQHLSATEPFSSYQIDDNRSWLESFILSPYMSLSIEGEQFDFWLVLDNRSRDYIAYNQWLMTLYALLALVAVTAVFTRKIIHSAMSPLITFGDLLDKLKKGQLELPSTSTQKETESEAQQGLNVISSSVHTAVAKLQHVTITLNTTVDAIAHDIRTPLSRITLASQTALLNNADEQAMKDALADCSEHAMQASNMLTALMKLNDELTGKRIRQKVSTQLSDVIGNVVSWYEDVAEDKQIELVFEGERDLIVQSDPDKLTQVLVNLVDNAIKYTEPEGKVTVKVEQTTEGKVAISVQDTGVGIEPKYQDLIFERLYRVDSSRSNVEGYGLGLSLALAMVDNLEGNLNVTSELGVGSTFTLTL
- a CDS encoding proprotein convertase P; the protein is MKFIKQLVMVFSLFCTFITPAIASNAIPVGMSTSTTLSQPVTSSDNEVTMLFTIDKAEALKAEIVVPLDDATVYLVKPNGQVATSSNDVQANILSGDTQSPPLPGSYVFLPEITNPESGEWKIVIDFPNPSYNTVIIAQVAIQSPIAFGMAIAANQFVVGEPVPVSALLTNKGLPITGAQTNAVITDETGVQTRLKLKDEGVNFDAVAEDGVYSNIFVPPTEGEYLIEGTTSFKEYGTTINRQTSKKIHVLPADIEFASHSLAPLFSSEGCVIALEQRLELDVKSAGDFAIHGYLTDGIDELNTSKRLQLKPAKQIVTLQYSTEDIFGAFDSTSTLISNPTIIYAITQDDIRISAPRIQFEELIDLASFERCREPIEVTGDLVTTPTMSQDGTYIDSLNFEFPVYVTRSGTYTGSVNIVGEAGEYLELVSFQEPLEAGENTIKFTVPSDTFKQADGPYELNALLIYSGADSYRQGVLGQTPPYQASDFSPPVNMTLPSNLFGLERENWQATPATQVTQYRVGGYLRAGASIPYDYETLASFDLSEVRGKIKQATLIVDFGDSTLQFPFNNVGVYVVDKAWSPSTLDYDTFCQSFAVCPAWSNPLNTFNNVETGQTLKFTNSKLLEALNEKRVSGLNKLDIALTSAPYERSYFINVKQVSLFIEY